In Maridesulfovibrio sp., a single genomic region encodes these proteins:
- a CDS encoding CoB--CoM heterodisulfide reductase iron-sulfur subunit A family protein: MKIGVFVCHCGTNIDGTVDTAAVAAASREFPGVVFATDTMYACSEPGQDEIIEAIKTHKLDGVVVASCTPRMHEPTFRRTLERAGLNRYLFEMANIREHVSWIGKDREANTNKATDLVRMAAAKLLNDKPLFSKSFDMNKRVMIVGGGVAGIQAALDCADGGLEVVLVEKTSSIGGKMAKLDKTFPTVDCSSCILGPRMVDIAQHPNITLHACSEIEEVNGYVGNFSVKVKKKATYVDWNKCTGCGICMEKCPSKKADDPFNEHLAKTTAINIPFPQAIPKKAVIDPDFCMKIKRDKCGVCAKVCPSEAIVYDQQDEIITEEVGAVVAATGFDLFDWTVYSEYGGGKYPDVITSLQYERMLSASGPSGGHIKRPSDGKEPKNVVFIQCVGSRDKSVGRPYCSGFCCMYTAKQAILTKDHCPESQSYVFYMDIRSPGKMFDEFTRRAMEEYGARYIRGRVSMIYPEGDKLLVRGADTLMGDQVEVDADLVVLAVGAEAAHGATDLAKKLRISYDAYGFFMEGHPKLKPVETNTAGVFLAGSCQGPKDIPSSVAQGSAAAAKVLAMFSKDQLESDPQVSVVDIKRCIGCGKCISTCPFGAIKAVEFRGMPKAEVIETICQGCGICTSTCPQGAIQLQHFTDNQILAEVNAVCRF; this comes from the coding sequence ATGAAAATAGGAGTCTTTGTATGCCATTGCGGGACAAACATCGATGGAACCGTCGACACCGCCGCCGTAGCGGCCGCATCGAGGGAATTTCCCGGTGTTGTTTTCGCAACAGATACGATGTACGCCTGCTCCGAACCCGGACAGGATGAAATAATTGAAGCCATCAAGACACATAAACTCGACGGTGTGGTCGTAGCATCCTGTACACCCAGAATGCACGAGCCCACTTTCCGCAGAACTCTGGAAAGAGCCGGGCTCAACCGCTACCTGTTCGAGATGGCCAACATCCGCGAACACGTTTCATGGATCGGCAAGGATCGCGAGGCCAACACCAACAAGGCAACCGACCTCGTCCGTATGGCCGCGGCCAAACTGCTCAACGACAAACCCCTGTTCTCCAAGTCCTTTGACATGAACAAGCGGGTCATGATTGTCGGCGGCGGTGTTGCCGGAATCCAGGCCGCTCTGGACTGTGCCGACGGCGGACTTGAAGTTGTGCTGGTTGAAAAAACATCTTCCATCGGCGGTAAGATGGCCAAGCTGGACAAGACGTTCCCGACTGTGGACTGTTCCAGCTGTATTCTCGGCCCACGCATGGTTGATATCGCTCAGCACCCGAACATAACCCTGCACGCCTGCTCCGAGATAGAGGAAGTAAACGGTTATGTCGGCAACTTCTCTGTAAAAGTCAAAAAGAAAGCCACTTACGTTGACTGGAACAAATGCACCGGCTGCGGCATATGCATGGAAAAGTGTCCCAGCAAGAAGGCCGACGATCCTTTCAACGAACATCTGGCCAAAACAACGGCCATCAATATCCCCTTCCCGCAGGCTATTCCCAAAAAAGCCGTCATTGATCCCGATTTCTGCATGAAAATAAAAAGGGATAAGTGCGGAGTCTGCGCCAAGGTCTGTCCGTCCGAAGCTATCGTTTACGATCAGCAGGACGAAATCATCACCGAAGAAGTGGGTGCAGTTGTAGCGGCCACCGGTTTTGACCTTTTTGACTGGACCGTCTACTCCGAGTACGGCGGTGGAAAATATCCCGATGTAATCACCTCGCTGCAGTATGAGCGCATGCTTTCCGCTTCCGGTCCTTCCGGCGGCCACATCAAGCGTCCTTCAGACGGCAAGGAACCCAAGAACGTGGTCTTCATCCAGTGCGTAGGCTCCCGCGACAAATCCGTGGGACGTCCGTACTGTTCCGGTTTCTGCTGCATGTACACCGCAAAGCAGGCCATCCTGACCAAGGACCACTGTCCCGAATCCCAGTCCTATGTTTTTTACATGGACATCCGGTCACCGGGCAAAATGTTCGATGAATTCACCCGCAGGGCCATGGAAGAATACGGCGCACGCTACATCCGCGGCCGTGTTTCCATGATTTATCCTGAAGGCGACAAGCTGCTCGTACGCGGCGCGGACACCCTGATGGGCGACCAGGTTGAAGTGGATGCCGATCTCGTGGTCCTCGCTGTCGGAGCCGAAGCGGCCCACGGCGCTACCGACCTGGCCAAGAAGCTCCGCATCTCCTACGATGCATACGGCTTCTTCATGGAAGGCCATCCCAAGCTCAAGCCTGTTGAAACCAACACCGCCGGTGTTTTCCTGGCCGGTTCCTGTCAGGGTCCCAAGGACATCCCGTCCTCGGTTGCCCAGGGCAGCGCTGCCGCAGCCAAGGTTCTGGCCATGTTCTCCAAGGATCAGCTGGAAAGCGATCCGCAGGTTTCTGTAGTTGATATCAAACGCTGCATCGGTTGCGGCAAATGCATCAGCACATGCCCGTTCGGAGCCATCAAAGCGGTGGAATTCCGAGGCATGCCCAAGGCTGAGGTGATTGAAACAATCTGTCAGGGTTGCGGAATCTGCACATCCACCTGTCCGCAGGGTGCAATTCAATTGCAGCACTTCACTGACAACCAGATTCTTGCGGAGGTTAACGCAGTATGCCGGTTCTAG
- a CDS encoding hydrogenase iron-sulfur subunit: MPVLEGKELRIVGFLCNWCSYGGADTAGVGRFNQPTDLRIIKVPCSGRIDPLFIVKTLMSGADGVLVSGCHPNDCHYSEGNFYARRRLEMLKRFIPMLGINPDRFDYTWVSASEGQRWQEVVTKFTDQIHKLGPATKIEGPEAEETLKLMEASL; the protein is encoded by the coding sequence ATGCCGGTTCTAGAAGGTAAAGAACTCAGAATCGTCGGTTTTCTCTGCAACTGGTGCTCCTACGGCGGCGCCGACACTGCCGGGGTAGGACGCTTCAACCAGCCCACCGACCTGAGAATTATTAAGGTCCCCTGTTCAGGACGTATAGATCCTCTGTTCATTGTGAAAACACTCATGTCCGGAGCGGACGGAGTGCTTGTGTCCGGTTGCCATCCCAACGACTGCCATTACTCCGAGGGCAACTTCTATGCCCGCCGCAGACTTGAAATGCTTAAAAGGTTCATCCCCATGCTGGGAATAAACCCCGACCGTTTCGACTACACCTGGGTTTCCGCCTCGGAAGGCCAGCGCTGGCAGGAAGTTGTGACCAAGTTCACCGACCAGATTCACAAACTCGGCCCGGCCACCAAGATTGAAGGTCCGGAAGCCGAAGAGACACTCAAATTGATGGAGGCCTCCCTCTAA
- a CDS encoding 4Fe-4S dicluster domain-containing protein produces the protein MKNLEDLKKQIREALPELDAVIGWSDSFDPLHATPLFMRSEEDIDKLKVDALSVHNLATYLPSLKGKKTGIVVKGCDSRSVVELLQEDLINREDVTVFGFGCDGVVDQTKIRRAVGDVGQVESCEIGSSEITLTVGGNEIKLALEDVLADKCKTCRYPNAVISDHFAGEEIKAAASFEDGYKDLEEFEAKSEDEKFAFWLGEMDRCIRCYACRNACPMCVCRDHCVAQSRNPHWLSQEAHVRDKWMFQVVHAYHLAGRCTECGECQRACPVDIPILLFKKKFNKEIKEVFNYEAGLDPEATPPLLTFKNEEEKIKEREW, from the coding sequence GTGAAAAATCTCGAAGATCTCAAAAAGCAAATCAGGGAAGCCCTGCCTGAGCTGGATGCGGTCATCGGCTGGTCGGACAGTTTCGACCCGTTGCATGCCACGCCGCTCTTTATGCGCAGTGAAGAAGATATAGACAAATTGAAAGTGGACGCCCTGAGTGTCCATAACCTCGCCACCTACCTGCCCTCCTTGAAGGGAAAGAAAACAGGTATTGTGGTCAAGGGCTGCGACAGCCGCTCTGTTGTGGAACTGCTGCAGGAAGACCTCATCAATCGCGAAGACGTCACTGTTTTCGGCTTCGGCTGCGACGGTGTGGTTGACCAGACCAAGATCCGCAGGGCGGTAGGCGATGTAGGACAGGTTGAATCCTGTGAAATCGGCAGCAGCGAAATAACGCTTACTGTCGGCGGAAATGAAATCAAGCTCGCTCTTGAGGACGTGCTCGCAGACAAATGCAAGACCTGCCGCTACCCCAATGCAGTCATTTCCGACCACTTCGCCGGAGAGGAAATCAAGGCCGCCGCTTCATTTGAAGACGGCTACAAGGACCTTGAGGAATTCGAAGCCAAGTCCGAGGACGAAAAGTTCGCCTTCTGGCTCGGTGAAATGGACCGCTGCATCCGCTGCTACGCCTGCCGCAACGCCTGCCCCATGTGTGTATGCCGCGACCACTGTGTAGCCCAGAGCCGCAACCCGCACTGGCTGAGCCAGGAAGCTCATGTTCGCGACAAATGGATGTTCCAGGTCGTTCACGCCTACCATCTGGCCGGACGCTGCACCGAGTGCGGCGAATGCCAGCGTGCCTGCCCCGTAGACATTCCCATCCTGCTCTTCAAAAAGAAGTTCAACAAGGAAATCAAGGAAGTCTTCAATTACGAGGCCGGGCTTGATCCCGAGGCAACACCTCCGCTTCTCACCTTCAAGAATGAAGAAGAAAAGATCAAAGAGAGGGAGTGGTAA
- a CDS encoding 4Fe-4S dicluster domain-containing protein — MAKVKFIKSDNVPAWLEELGQKHEVLAPRTEGDAVIFRPYDAKKGFSIEREATAPPKKAIFPQSETLLKFKYIKDLENPDKQILDVEENIPASSWVVFGGRPCDARGFTMFDRVYLNGKHVDVYYKSRRENTYFITLACEKGENTCFCNWVGSGPSDPSGSDVLMVPVNGGYFLEAVSDRGEGLLDSSLLEDGGSKQAEADKFRAEADQSMGEAKDLSAAPEKLLAVFDDMEHWEAMSAKCLSCGACTYLCPTCYCFNITDESDGISGERIRSWDNCMSNMFTLEASGHNPRPTKAHRLKNRVGHKFSYYPNLHGGVISCCGCGRCIKSCPVGVDIRELVLSAIAYEAKEAAND; from the coding sequence ATGGCCAAGGTAAAATTCATCAAATCGGACAACGTACCGGCATGGCTGGAAGAGCTTGGACAGAAACACGAAGTTCTGGCCCCGCGCACCGAGGGTGATGCGGTCATCTTCCGCCCGTATGACGCAAAGAAAGGGTTCTCCATAGAACGGGAAGCCACCGCCCCTCCCAAAAAGGCGATCTTCCCCCAGAGCGAAACCCTGCTCAAATTCAAATATATCAAAGACCTTGAGAATCCTGATAAACAGATTCTCGATGTAGAAGAAAATATTCCCGCATCTTCATGGGTAGTATTCGGTGGACGTCCCTGTGACGCCCGCGGATTCACCATGTTCGACCGTGTCTACCTCAACGGCAAACACGTGGACGTCTACTACAAGAGCCGCAGGGAAAACACCTACTTCATCACCCTGGCCTGCGAAAAAGGCGAAAACACCTGTTTCTGCAACTGGGTGGGCTCCGGTCCATCTGATCCTTCGGGATCGGACGTTCTGATGGTTCCGGTCAACGGCGGCTACTTTCTTGAAGCTGTCAGCGACAGGGGTGAAGGACTTCTGGACAGCTCTCTTCTTGAAGACGGCGGTTCCAAACAGGCCGAAGCTGATAAGTTCCGTGCCGAAGCCGACCAGTCCATGGGTGAAGCAAAGGATCTTTCCGCAGCTCCGGAAAAGCTTCTTGCAGTCTTCGACGACATGGAACACTGGGAAGCGATGTCTGCCAAGTGTCTCAGCTGCGGCGCATGCACATACCTATGCCCCACCTGCTACTGTTTCAACATCACCGATGAATCCGACGGAATCTCCGGTGAAAGAATCAGAAGCTGGGACAACTGCATGTCCAACATGTTCACCCTTGAAGCCAGCGGACACAACCCCCGTCCCACCAAGGCCCATCGCCTTAAAAACAGGGTCGGCCACAAGTTCAGCTATTATCCCAACCTGCACGGGGGAGTTATCTCCTGTTGCGGCTGCGGACGCTGCATCAAGAGCTGCCCGGTCGGCGTGGACATCAGGGAACTGGTGCTGAGCGCAATTGCATACGAGGCAAAGGAGGCTGCAAATGACTAG
- a CDS encoding FAD/NAD(P)-binding protein has protein sequence MTSNPYLPAMATIQEVIQETPNIMTFRVTLNNPEARDKFTFEPGQVGQLSAFGIGESTFVINSSPTRMDYLQFSVMRTGEVTEKLHTLSAGDQIGVRAPLGNHFPYQDMKGKDIVFVGGGIGMAPLRTLLYYMLDNRKDYGKITLLYGARSPVDMAYQYELPEWLERDDLDTHLTIDSAYEGWEHNVGLIPNVLLDIAPSPDNAMAVTCGPPIMIKFTVQALAKLGFKDNQIVTTLEKRMKCGIGICGRCNIGTSYVCMDGPVYTYEQLKQLPNEM, from the coding sequence ATGACTAGCAATCCTTATCTTCCGGCAATGGCCACCATTCAGGAGGTCATTCAGGAAACTCCGAATATCATGACTTTCCGGGTTACGCTCAACAACCCGGAAGCCAGAGATAAATTCACCTTCGAGCCGGGACAGGTCGGACAGTTGTCAGCCTTCGGTATCGGTGAATCCACCTTTGTAATCAACTCTTCCCCCACCCGCATGGACTACCTGCAGTTCAGCGTCATGCGCACCGGGGAAGTAACCGAAAAGCTCCATACTCTGAGCGCTGGTGACCAGATAGGTGTGCGTGCTCCCCTGGGCAACCACTTTCCCTATCAGGATATGAAAGGCAAGGACATTGTCTTCGTAGGCGGAGGGATAGGTATGGCCCCCCTGCGCACTCTGCTCTACTACATGCTGGACAACCGCAAGGACTACGGCAAGATAACCCTGCTCTACGGCGCCAGAAGCCCCGTGGACATGGCTTATCAGTACGAACTGCCGGAATGGCTGGAACGCGATGACCTCGACACGCACCTGACCATCGACTCCGCATACGAAGGGTGGGAGCACAATGTCGGGCTTATCCCCAATGTCCTGCTCGATATCGCTCCTTCTCCGGACAATGCCATGGCCGTCACCTGCGGTCCGCCGATCATGATCAAGTTCACCGTGCAGGCTCTGGCCAAGCTCGGGTTCAAGGACAACCAGATCGTGACCACGCTTGAAAAACGCATGAAGTGCGGCATAGGCATCTGCGGACGCTGCAACATAGGAACCAGTTACGTCTGCATGGACGGGCCGGTATATACCTACGAACAGCTGAAACAGCTGCCGAACGAAATGTAA
- a CDS encoding response regulator: protein MRILLVDDERINILSASKMLERHGHEVTTAVNGAQALEKLAEGDFDCVLMDLQMPVMDGLEASGKIRDRKTFGDKADIPIIAMTGHSYDDAKEDMDKAGLTLFVSKPFDMNSLLAALEKAAP, encoded by the coding sequence ATGAGAATACTGCTTGTAGATGATGAAAGAATAAACATCCTGTCCGCATCAAAGATGCTGGAACGGCATGGGCATGAGGTAACAACCGCGGTCAACGGGGCACAAGCCCTGGAGAAACTCGCCGAAGGCGATTTTGACTGTGTTCTCATGGACCTGCAGATGCCGGTAATGGACGGTCTGGAAGCTTCCGGAAAAATCCGCGACAGAAAGACCTTCGGAGACAAAGCCGATATCCCCATCATAGCGATGACCGGACACAGTTACGATGATGCAAAAGAGGACATGGACAAGGCCGGGCTGACGTTATTTGTCTCCAAGCCTTTTGATATGAACTCGCTGCTGGCTGCTCTGGAAAAAGCTGCTCCCTGA